In the Streptomyces sp. f51 genome, one interval contains:
- the hemQ gene encoding hydrogen peroxide-dependent heme synthase, translating into MSDDAPTTEAGRIPNKGKLAKDLNEVIRYTLWSVFRLKDVLPEDRSGYADEVQELFDQLAAKDVTIRGTYDVSGLRADADVMIWWHAETSDQLQEAYNLFRRTKLGRALEPVWSNMALHRPAEFNRSHIPAFLADETPRDYVSVYPFVRSYDWYLLADEDRRRMLADHGKMARGYPDVRANTVASFSLGDYEWILAFEADELYRIVDLMRHLRASEARMHVREEVPFYTGRRKDVADLVAGLA; encoded by the coding sequence GACCTGAACGAGGTCATCCGCTACACCCTGTGGTCGGTCTTCAGGCTGAAGGACGTGCTCCCCGAGGACCGTTCCGGCTACGCCGACGAGGTCCAGGAGCTGTTCGACCAGCTGGCCGCCAAGGACGTGACGATCCGCGGCACCTACGACGTCTCGGGGCTGCGCGCCGACGCCGACGTCATGATCTGGTGGCACGCGGAGACCAGCGACCAGCTCCAGGAGGCGTACAACCTCTTCCGCCGTACGAAGCTGGGCCGCGCCCTGGAGCCCGTCTGGTCGAACATGGCGCTGCACCGGCCCGCCGAGTTCAACCGCTCGCACATCCCGGCGTTCCTCGCCGACGAGACGCCCCGCGACTACGTCAGCGTCTACCCCTTCGTGCGCTCCTACGACTGGTACCTGCTGGCCGACGAGGACCGCCGCCGGATGCTCGCCGACCACGGCAAGATGGCCCGCGGCTACCCCGACGTCCGCGCGAACACCGTCGCTTCGTTCTCGCTCGGCGACTACGAGTGGATCCTCGCCTTCGAGGCCGACGAGCTGTACCGCATCGTCGACCTGATGCGCCATCTGCGTGCCTCCGAGGCCCGGATGCACGTCCGCGAAGAGGTCCCGTTCTACACCGGCCGCCGCAAGGACGTCGCCGACCTCGTCGCGGGCCTCGCCTGA
- a CDS encoding alpha/beta hydrolase, which yields MRAAVLHGTAGSLLLTGLVAAPAGGAPAWPGPVRSAETRGTAVAAERAAAAGVRFGKCPRAEHLPSNVRCGTVTVPLDYALPDGKRIRLTVSRVRATGKDPHDAKRAVPRQGALVYNPGGPGASGMYFPLIGFLPEWKRIGAAYDLVGYAPRGVGRSAPLSCRDPAHPPKPLLQSPTAPSASYKKARIAEAKAYARGCARRSGSALRHYTSLNNARDLDVLRAALGERKLTFMGASYGTYFGALYATLFPTHVRRMVFDSAVNPDPEKVWYENNLDQSAAFELRWADFRAWMARYDKVYGLGRTAEEVRRSYEKARARLASSPAGGTVGPAQLQGAFLQAGYYDDYWPQRALALSAYLKGDPKPLIQVAGPHPEAAAEQENGSAVYTAVECNDAPWPTDWRVWDRDNTRLARIAPFETWDNVWMNLPCAYWQAPRQRPLDVRTLPGELPPTLILAAERDAATPHEGAEELQRRLWGSVLVTENGAGTHGIAGGPNKCVNGYLDAYLLEGGLPERNAACAPHREPVPPASARTARRRA from the coding sequence ATGAGAGCTGCCGTCCTCCACGGAACCGCAGGGTCCTTGCTCCTGACCGGCCTCGTCGCCGCTCCGGCCGGCGGCGCCCCGGCCTGGCCGGGCCCGGTCCGGTCGGCCGAGACGCGCGGCACCGCCGTCGCAGCCGAGCGCGCCGCCGCCGCGGGCGTCCGCTTCGGCAAGTGCCCCAGGGCGGAGCACCTTCCGTCCAACGTCCGGTGCGGCACGGTCACGGTGCCGCTCGACTACGCGCTCCCCGACGGCAAGCGGATCCGGCTGACCGTCAGCCGCGTCCGGGCGACCGGGAAGGACCCCCACGACGCGAAGCGCGCGGTGCCGCGCCAGGGCGCGCTGGTCTACAACCCCGGCGGTCCGGGCGCCTCCGGCATGTACTTCCCGCTGATCGGCTTCCTGCCCGAGTGGAAGCGGATCGGTGCCGCCTACGACCTCGTCGGCTACGCCCCGCGCGGTGTCGGCCGTTCGGCCCCGCTGTCCTGCCGGGACCCCGCGCACCCGCCGAAGCCGCTCCTCCAGTCGCCGACGGCTCCCTCGGCTTCGTACAAGAAGGCACGGATCGCGGAGGCGAAGGCGTACGCCCGCGGCTGCGCCCGGCGTTCGGGCTCCGCCCTGCGCCACTACACCTCGCTGAACAACGCCCGTGACCTGGACGTGCTGCGCGCCGCGCTCGGTGAACGGAAGCTGACCTTCATGGGCGCCTCGTACGGAACGTACTTCGGCGCGCTGTACGCGACCCTGTTCCCCACGCACGTACGCCGGATGGTCTTCGACTCGGCGGTGAACCCCGACCCCGAGAAGGTCTGGTACGAGAACAACCTCGACCAGTCGGCCGCGTTCGAGCTCCGCTGGGCGGACTTCCGTGCGTGGATGGCCCGGTACGACAAGGTGTACGGGCTGGGCCGCACCGCGGAGGAGGTGCGGCGCTCCTACGAGAAGGCGCGGGCCCGGCTCGCCTCCTCGCCCGCGGGCGGCACGGTGGGACCTGCCCAGCTCCAGGGCGCGTTCCTCCAGGCCGGTTACTACGACGACTACTGGCCGCAGCGCGCGCTGGCGCTGTCCGCCTATCTGAAGGGCGACCCCAAGCCGCTGATCCAGGTGGCGGGACCGCATCCGGAGGCGGCCGCCGAGCAGGAGAACGGCAGCGCGGTCTACACCGCCGTGGAGTGCAACGACGCGCCCTGGCCGACCGACTGGCGCGTGTGGGACCGCGACAACACCCGTCTCGCGCGGATCGCCCCGTTCGAGACCTGGGACAACGTCTGGATGAACCTGCCGTGCGCGTACTGGCAGGCGCCCCGGCAGCGGCCGCTCGACGTACGGACGCTGCCCGGAGAGCTGCCGCCGACGCTGATCCTGGCCGCCGAACGGGACGCGGCGACGCCGCACGAGGGTGCCGAGGAGCTCCAGCGGCGGCTGTGGGGCTCGGTGCTGGTGACCGAGAACGGCGCGGGCACCCACGGGATCGCGGGCGGCCCCAACAAGTGCGTCAACGGCTATCTGGACGCCTACCTCCTGGAGGGCGGGCTGCCCGAGCGGAACGCGGCCTGCGCGCCGCACCGGGAGCCGGTGCCGCCGGCTTCCGCGAGGACGGCACGGCGACGGGCCTGA